The DNA segment AAATCATGGAGTGATGCTTGAACAACTGATGTAGCAACAGTTACAGGAGAGCTAGAAGGAACCCTCTGAATAGCATTTGTGCTGAAAACTCCGGGGATGTTGAAGTGATCAGCGAGTTTAAGAGGCGTATCCGAGTTAACATAAGATACTCCATTAACCGCATAGCGTTGCTTCCCGTTGATCAAAGGAGCTGAGTTTGAGAAAACAAATGATTTTGTTGGAGTAATTGTTCCATAGTGAAATGATCCCTGAGGGTTCGGTCTAGCTGCATTAGCCGTTAAGTTCCACCTGAACGATCTGGCTTGGTTCAAGGACCAATCAAGATCTTCAGGGGGAGGAGGGGGCATGTCACCGGAAGCTGGGACGCCGGAGTTGGAATAGCGCAGCAGACCAGTAACGGAGAGCTTGGAGGTTGTGTACCGGGAGGTTGCAACGATGTAATAATCTTTAGAAGGTTGGTTTAGTGTCACAAGAACTGATAAAGACTGACCAACGTGAACGTCAAGAGACTCGTAAACGTTTTGTAAGACGTGAGAGCCTTCAACTTCAACTACTTGCATTGTATGTCCTTGGATTCTGAAATTGAAAGTGCTTGATGATCCAACATTAGAGATTCTCAACATGTAAGTCTTCCCTGAAAGATTAAACACAAACCATAAGTAAAACACCAAAACTCACTCAAAGAGATAAATTATAACaatatactaaatatataatatttatattaaatatcattattttctttgacatctattaaaaaacattattgataaattataaaaaatattattttattttcataaattgtATATTATAGTATACCAATTACAATTTATGAAtagtaaattataaattatttgtaattgttttttttttttttgtaaactaaatttTTGTAATTGTTTAGACAATTTGAAAAGTAATGCCATGGTTTTAGTCAGCTACGGAAAGCTGAGGGATCCAAAGCTCACCTTGATCTCCTGTAAATGTAGTTTGAGTTTGTCCATTAATGAGCATTCCATCTGGAGATGGAAGAACCCCACCAGAATCCAAACGCTCTTGGAGAGTTTTGTGGTTGGTTTTGAACCAATCACCGATGAGCAAAGTGAAGTCTGCGACTGGGAGAGGGTAAGGGATAGGGATTCTAGGCCTTGCATAGATATTGATAGCTCCGAAACCACCGGCGGCTTTGTGAAAAGCGGTGGAAGGAAAGTAGTTGTAAGTTCCGATCTGATCTTTGGTTTGGAACTTGTAAGTGAAGTTTGAGTTTGGTGGGATTGGACAGTTTGTTCCCAGTACACCATCTTGCCATGAGTTCTTCCTCTGCTTTATTCCATTCCTAACAACAAGCATTGAAAACAAATACCAGATACTTCACAATCAGCCTACTAATACAAAATACATTAATCAACTGGACTACACAAAACAGAGAAGGATTCATTCTATGTGAACATGGTAAAGTTTAAATTTATGGGTTTAATATAAACagaaatagtataaaattaccAGGTCAAGAGGAATGGTTGGTCAAGTTTGTTGATGAGGTTAAGGATGATGTTATCATTAGTAACAACTTCAAGCTTCGGACCAGGGAACTGACCATTGATCAGAATAACCttaaccaaacaaacaaacagaaCATCAATAAAGAGTTTTAAATAGGGTACTgaccattaaaaaaatagattgtcAGTGAGTAGAATCTCTTGATGTGTACTTCGTACCTGTTGAGGAACACCAAGAGGGGAGATAACGCCATAAGTCACAGTCCAAGTATAGAACTTGTAAGGGCTTTCTCCTTTCACTGACACCAAAATGCTCAGCAAAGCTAAAgctacaagaagaagaagacgaagcaAAGATAATCTTGTTCTGAATGCCATTTTCATGGCTTCCTAAAAGAATGATAcagacaagagagagagagagagagactgaaGACAGCTGGAAAAAGCTCGTCTCCTGAAATGGGTGTGAAAAATGAATGGACTTCTTTGATCTTTAGATAACGAAAGTTGAGGGTGACATAAATAAGTGAGAGGAAAAGGTAACAAAGGTGGTTCCAATCAAATGACAGTGAAGATCTCGAATGAGTTTcttgcttttattttattttttcgttttggtcaaaagaaattaaatccACCAATATTTCGTAAATTAATTTCAACAACTTTTACACCTTTAAATGTTAGGCGGGAACATATATTGTGTACTAATAGTAACTTTCACATGCTTCAATGCTTGTcggcaaaatagatcttatacTTTACTCATAGTATCATTCACTTTTGAATTAGGTTGGGTTGGTTTATTGGTTAGATTACTGAGGAAATTAAAACTACAGCACAGTGTTTTTATCCGAAAGTTACAATAAAGTTGTtaatgagaaaacaaaaaagagagtgGATAATGCAGTGAATTGAATGGCTTAACGCGTTTTTGAGTTAATGATAATTGCTTCCAGCCAAAGCTTAGCTTTCATTATTCGACAATTCCGATAACGATTGCCATAGAAAAGGCAAATGTAATTAAATGATAAAACGAATAAAGAGATTGAATTAAAATGAGTAAAAGACAAGAGAGGCTTTGCGAAAAGATTATCATGTCCACCGCTGATTAGATTCGCATTTTCGTAGTTCCTTCATGTTCACGCACGGCCAAGCCAAGCTAGCGTAGCTTTTCTTTTCTCGGCAACGAACGTTCTAGTTTCTAAATTGTGATagtgaaattttttgaaaaaagagtATCTGTTTATTTATTATCATAGTTATGGTCATCTGCCTTGTTGAATACTGTGCCACTTTTGCTGATTTCCTGCAAATTTGATTAAAgatacttttattatttttgcatGCATTTCCAGTTTTTTTAAAACCCGCGTCTGGGAATTATGGTCCACCGTCCACCGACTGACCtattagtattttaaaaactttttattattttaattttactactattctatatcattataagaatataaaatagtaCTCCctctatttttattataagtaatttaagtaaaaattgtctgtttcaaaattaataattttcataattaagTAACTTTTACTTTTATTGGATATAATATGactaatcaaataatatttatttatttttgattagttcaactacatataaattatatattaaatgctatttttagaaaaattaataatttttttaatatttatgcaTTCACCTAAAACTATCtacataaaaaaaacagagggagtatacaTTAGATGCATGTGAAAACATGTTAAATGTTCAATTATAAACTGACGGATCATATGATAAACTGCATGAACTCCGTGCATGCAGATCAGAAAACGCAACTCCATTGTTTAACGTATAGTTAAATAAGGTAGTTACGTCCATTTATGTATATACGAAAACTATAGTGTAACAGTAGTGAAATTTAATCGTCTCCTAGGTGAAAAATACGTATACCAGAAAAAAGAGCTAAGCAAAGAAGACAGTAAAAGCAATCGTGTTTAGGAAAAATTGGAAGCATGTGGGAGactattgttttaattaaaaaaaacaatcactaTTCATTTTGattgtctcttaacttttagaTAAATCAAGtgacatatatatacaagagTCAAGAGCCTGACCCTATTCGGACATGTGGGATTATATCATATGATAATGGAGTGTAACATGCTATGTCTCTTATCTTGTTTCTCTACTGCTCTGAAACTAAAATCAGCCATTTTCTATGGTCATTTTTGGTTCGGCATTTTGcgatagacaaaaaaaaaaaaagacgtaaACACGTATTTTCAGTGGGTATCTTTAAATTCTGGCCCAAACCTAAGAAAGGCATACGTTGTGACGCACACATGCTCCGTTACAGAACATCACGCGTGGCACGTGTGGATACTGGAATGATGGAGTTGATGACGTGTAGGATTGACGACAATGAGAATCAAGAGAACAAGTCACCCACAAAACAAAACTAGATTACACTGCAAACGCCGCTTACTATCTAGCCCATCGAAATCACTAAGCTGAAACAAACTTTGTTGCCGCGAGCGACAGAGAAAGACCCATCCTCAAAAACCTCTCCTACAGCTTTATTGCTATCCCAACGTTACTATCATGCAGAACAACACAAACGACCACAAAAGCCATTTGGGACCTCCATGGAGGTAAAACTACTCGGAGCGGCAAAGTTGAAGCTAAAAATGAGAAACttaaaaagagttttaaaataaaccttTTTATATAGAGTAGTCGAGATGGTTTGATTTGCTTATGCTATTCTCTCATTAAAATTCAGATGAGTGATAATGTGTAATTAGGCTTTAGAATTTAGATCCATCTAACTTCACAGAGTCAACGACTGCAAAAGATTGATTTGCGAGTAAGCTAAACCCTCGTGATATAGTCAATCATTCAATTATACTATTATCGGACGACGGGATGGTGGGTTTACGTAGAAACGCCAAGGCAAGACGCAAACTCACAGTTTCCATGTAATTTTGCAGGAAGTCAACGGCTACAAGATTACTTTGCTAGTAAGCTAACTGTCTTGATATAATCAAATATTCAATTATATTAATATCAGACGTTATGGTGGGTTTACGTAGAAACACCAGGCGAAGACTCAATTTCAGTTTCCATGTAATTTCGCAGTAAGTCAACGACTACAAGATTGCTTTGCGAGTAAGCTATACATCTCTTGGTCTCGTCATTAAATTCAAGTATCTTACTATCGTTCTCCCCACATTAAGAAATCCCTTTGTTTTAACATCATCTGTGTTGTGATTCTTGCTCAGGTTTGTTCTTacttctttcactttctctcccacactgttttgtttctctcttttttttatatccTTGAAATAAATTCAATGTTTGATCTCCAAACTCATTGTCGGAGAAAAGAAAACAGCAGAAGACGAAAACACATCAAAGCCTACACCAATAGGTGCTTGAAAAAAAATACCCTATAAAGGGTGAAATGTGTAGAAACCAAAGCTTCATACTTCCTTAAGAGAGACCGTTGCAGCCTTATCTTTGGTATGAAGATGGAGAATTGGAAGCCTCTGCAAGAATGATATCATTGAGCCAACTTGGACCTCCACGAGCTATATAAGATTGAAACCGTCCATCTTTAGTAACACTGGCAGCGATCTTCTCGGCTACTCTGTTTGTATCGGCATTCACAACTTCCACATAGCAATTTTGGAAGCAATTTAGTGCTTGTCTCGTCTGTTCAATGGTATTGGACAAGCCAGGGAACCACTGAGGATTATTCAGAGCTTCCAGAGTATGAGCTGATGAGATTTCCATGATCACTCTGTTCCAATGCAGAGTATGAAGATCTTTTGCTGTCCAACACAGTGAAATAAGGTCTGCTTCCAGATTTGAGCTAGTCTCTGTGAAGGATCTCCGACTGTGTTCCATTACCTGGCCTCGAAAATCCCGGATCACCCAAGAAGCTCCCGTATGTTGAGAGCTAGCTGACCAGGAGCAACCTAGATTACATTTAACGAAACCCATGGGAGGTTTCTGCCAAGCCCTCTCAATATCCAATACTCTGGTTGAACTTTCTTCTTCCTGATCTTTCTGAAAGAGCTTAAACCAAATGGAAGATTCCTCAGCTGCTTTCTTGAAAATGTTAGCTGCCGTGAATCTTTTCTGTTCAAAACAGAAGCTATTCCTTGCTTTCCATAGGTGCCAGAGTATCCAAGGGAAGCGTAGCCTCTCAGATTGTCCAAttctttgatttttactaactgAGAGCACATGGTACAAGTTCAAAAGAACTGAGTTGTGTGAAAAACCTGCAGATGGGAGTGGAATCTGAGCTCGGTCCCATGTTTCCTTAGCCACATCACATGTGAAGAGAACATGACATATGGTCTCCTGATGAAGTCCACACAGAGGGCACGTTGTATCCAAATGAATACCCCTTGATCTCAACCTTTCTTTTACTGCGAGAGCACCAGAGAGAGCTCGCCACAAAAAATGTCTGAGCTTTGGAGAAGTTTTTGTTTTCCAGAGGTCACTCCATAGCTTTTTCTCTAGAGGAGGAAGGGGCTGCAGTGTAGGGGATTGCAACTCTTGTATGGATTCAAGGAGTTTATATCCACTCTTGGAGTCATAGACGCCACTTCTTGAGAAACCCCAAACCAAAGAATCACCAGACCGTAGATTGAAACGAGTATTAAGAACGATgcttacatcttcttcttcaaagagCTGTCTCACTCGAGTCTCATTCCACCTTTTTGACGCAGGGTTGATCAGATGATCCACTGTTAAGGTCAAATCCACAATGGCGTCTTGTCTATATCTCGGGGCTCTGGGAACTTTATCAATAATCCAACAGTCAGTCCAGATTTTTGTGTTTGCCCCATTACCAAGCTTATGAAGCAGCCCCTTTTTGAGAAGCTCCCGTCCATGTTGAATGCTTCGCCAAGCGTAGGAGGGCCTCGTCCCAATACCACATTCCAAGAAGGATGACCGAGGGAAATACCTATGCTGTAATATTCGAGCCAAGAGGGAATCAGGATGTTTCCATACTCTCCAAGCTTGTTTCGCAAGTAACGCTTGATTGAACTTCTCAATGTCCTTAAATCCCAGTCCTCCCAACTCCTTGTCTTTACATAACTTCTGCCAAGCAATCCATGATatcttcttcttgttggtaCCATTGCTCCACCAGAACTCAATCATTGCACTTGTAAGCTTAGCACAAAGATCTTTTGGTAATTTGAAGCATGACATAGCAAACACGGGAAGAGCGAGAGCTACTGATTTCAGAAGTATTTCTTTACCTCCTTGGGAGAGTGATTTGGAGAACCAGCCCTTTAACCTCCCCTGTAATTTCTCTCTGATGAAGCTAAGGAGTTTCCTTTTCGAACCACTAAAGCATTCCGGAAGTCCTAGATAAGAACCTTCTCCACCTTCTTGCACAATTCCTAAAACGTTCTTGACATCCTCTTTGATATTGTCTGGTACCTTTGCTCCAAATATTATAGATGACTTCTGGAGATTAATTACCTGGCCAGAAGCTTCTCCATACTTCTTCAGACATTCTAAGATCTCCGTTGCTTCCGTCGAGTTTGCTTTGCACATAAGCAAACTATCATCAGCAAACAATAAATGATGCACTGAAGGACAGGCCGGTGAGAGCTTGATTCCTTGAATACGTCCAGTTGCTTCAGCAATGTTTAGAGAATTAACCAAGGCTTCTGCACAGAGGATGAACAAGAACGGAGAGAGAGGGTCCCCTTGACGAATGCCCCGTTCTGGTTTAATGAAGCCATGAGAATTCCCGTTTAGCAAAACCGAGAACGTGACTGAAGAGACACAAGCCAtgatccaacaaacccatcttCTGTCGAAACCAATCTTTTCCAACAGCACTTCAAGAAAGCTCCACTCAACTCTATCATAGGCCTTCGACATATCTGTTTTAACAGCCATGTATTCTTCGGAGACTTTAATATTGGTTCTGAGACCATGTACCATCTCATGGGCGATTAAGATATTATCTGAGATTAATCTCCCTGAGACAAAGGCCCCTTGAGTCTCTGAGATGATCTGTGGCAGGACTCTCTTCAGTCGATTACAAAGGATTTTCGAAATCACTTTGTACTGCACCGAGCATAAACTAATTGGCCTCATCTCTTGCATCTTTGTTGGTTTGGGGACCTTTGGTAAAAGGCTGATCGGAGTATGATTCCATCCCTCTGGCATCACTGAAGTTCTGAAGAAATTCTGTATCTCACTGATTAAACCAGGACCAATTATATGCCAATATTTCTGATAAAAGGCACCTGTTAAACCATCCTCACCCGGCGCACTGCTACCCTTTACAGAGAAAGCTGCGGCTCGTATTTCCTCATCTAGGACCGGGGCAGTAAGGTTCGCATTCATTTCATCAGTAACTCTGCTGTTGAACCCCGTAAACAAAGTTTCGAGGTCAAAAGGATCCGAGCTTCGAAACAAATCTCGAAAGAAATCCACAGCGATGTTGCCTTTGGAGCCTTCTGAAAAATTCTCTTGTCCCCATTCATCCAGAAGCATTAGAATTCTGTTTTGGATCCTCTTTCCTTTAACACAATTCTGGAAGAATTTAGTGTTACGATCTCCTTCTCTAAGCCATTCCTCACGGCACTTCTGTCTCCAGTATATTTCCTCCTCACGATAGGCTAAAGCTAGATCTTGTTTGAGGCGCTTCATAACTTGGTTAGAAGGATACGTTTTAGAGACTTCTCTCTCTAGTAAGATCTTAAGGCGACTGATCCTCTTTCGTGAGTTGAGATCGGCTTGCCTCTTCCATCTCTTAATTCCACGCTTACAACGGATAATTCTAGCCATTGTATTACTCGTATCCTCAGTATGTATTCCCCAACTCTGCTTCACAATGTCCTCAAACCCTTTCCTCTTCATCATTCTTTTATCAAAGAAGAATCTACTGCTGTGGGAACCAAAAGCCTCGTGAGCAAAGCATATTCTTATGGGCCGATGATCAGAAGCAAACATGTCGAGATACTCCATCTTAACTCGTGGAAACAGAGAAAACCATTCATTGTTGCCAAAGCTCCTGTCCAGTCTACACTGAACCCACACCAACTCTCTCCAACCACCCCAAGAAAGGCTGTTTCCTGAGAAACGTATCTCTTTGAGTTTGCAGTTCTGAGCCATGTTTCTAAAATCCCAGAAACTTGACTCATTCCTTACAGCTCCTCCACTTTTCTCCTCATTAGACATGAGCTCATTAAAATCTCCCGCTAGCACCCAAGCCTCATCTCTTAGTAACCCAATGTTCTCGAGGCGATCCCAAACTACTTTTCTTCTTGCCGTTACAGGATCTCCATAGACACAAGTAAGGAAGAACACCATCGAACCATACGAGACTTTAAGATCAATAAGTCTCTTGTCACATTCTAATATCACCACCTTGTAACTATCTTTCCACATTAACGCCAGGCCACCACTCAAACCCACAGGATCAACCGTAATTAGCTGATCATACCCCAaacttctctgtaaacctttcATGAACTCAGACTGTTGCTTAGtttccattaaaaataaaaaatccgggAAAAACTTTCGTCTCAACTCCCGGAGGTAATCCCCTGTCTCAGTGCTACCAGCACCTTGACAGTTCCAGGACATAATACTCATTGGGGCTGCAGCGGCTTCAATACGGAAGCCACCGTAGAGTCTGAGACCTTGGATGCTTTGTTGTCTGATGGAACAAGAGGAGATGGTTTTCTTTTGGAACTGCCAGCTTTGAGTGAGACCACCGGAGCTGTAGAAGTTAAAGGGGCATTGGCTTTGGTGACAACTTTCCGTTTCCAGGAAGAAGGACGCCTCCTCGATGCTTTGCTCATCCCCTGGGTCCCGGAGACTCGCCCTTCCGAAGAAGGGCCAAGCCGAAAACCCGTAGGAACAATGGGTTCAGAGCATGCCGAGAACTTTGGAGCAGAAGACTCTGAGTCTCCCTCATCCTTATCACCGATAGATAGCCTAATCTTAGAACGTCGCAGAGGGTCAGAGTTGTGTaaactatcatccgcaaacTCTTGATATGAGAATACATGTCCCTTCCCTTTATCAAGTTCCTTCGTAATCTTAGTCAAACGGATCGAAGATTCAGCCTTATTCTCATCAATGCCTTGCTGGACACGTAAGATCCTCGCTCTTCTTTCTGTCTCATCAGAGTGAGAAATATACAGCAACGCCATTTTCCTATCTTCTTTGGACAGTTCTGGGAATAGAACAGAAAAACCCGGAGGCCCCTCAAGTGTGTCTCTTATCACAGGTCCCACATTCAAAGATCGAGGAACTTGTGTTACACTCTTGTTCATAGAAGTACCCTTTCTCAGTAAAGGACACCTAATCTTTTCATGTGTAAGGCGCAGACAATGGAAACAACGTTTATGAATCTTCTCATATTCAAACTCAATAGTTACTGTCTCCTCCTTGGACACATTAAGTTTGCGCGACGCCTTCGCTGGGTTGTCAACATTAAAAAGGACTTTTGCACGGATATAGTCTT comes from the Brassica napus cultivar Da-Ae chromosome A7, Da-Ae, whole genome shotgun sequence genome and includes:
- the LOC106355309 gene encoding uncharacterized protein LOC106355309, coding for MADMLHKAIQSMSLEEEEPLTLPDSPRFRVYDKNETSLLGRLLNPDCQSMARMIEYMPTAWRVYGRVRGIALSRDRFQFVFQREEDLQTVLDDRPWSYNHWAMVIDRWTANPPEDFLQSMELWIRIRHIPVNLFTTDTMYALAKEIGKVEVIAYDPKVSHTKDYIRAKVLFNVDNPAKASRKLNVSKEETVTIEFEYEKIHKRCFHCLRLTHEKIRCPLLRKGTSMNKSVTQVPRSLNVGPVIRDTLEGPPGFSVLFPELSKEDRKMALLYISHSDETERRARILRVQQGIDENKAESSIRLTKITKELDKGKGHVFSYQEFADDSLHNSDPLRRSKIRLSIGDKDEGDSESSAPKFSACSEPIVPTGFRLGPSSEGRVSGTQGMSKASRRRPSSWKRKVVTKANAPLTSTAPVVSLKAGSSKRKPSPLVPSDNKASKVSDSTVASVLKPLQPQ
- the LOC106358357 gene encoding L-ascorbate oxidase homolog, which codes for MKMAFRTRLSLLRLLLLVALALLSILVSVKGESPYKFYTWTVTYGVISPLGVPQQVILINGQFPGPKLEVVTNDNIILNLINKLDQPFLLTWNGIKQRKNSWQDGVLGTNCPIPPNSNFTYKFQTKDQIGTYNYFPSTAFHKAAGGFGAINIYARPRIPIPYPLPVADFTLLIGDWFKTNHKTLQERLDSGGVLPSPDGMLINGQTQTTFTGDQGKTYMLRISNVGSSSTFNFRIQGHTMQVVEVEGSHVLQNVYESLDVHVGQSLSVLVTLNQPSKDYYIVATSRYTTSKLSVTGLLRYSNSGVPASGDMPPPPPEDLDWSLNQARSFRWNLTANAARPNPQGSFHYGTITPTKSFVFSNSAPLINGKQRYAVNGVSYVNSDTPLKLADHFNIPGVFSTNAIQRVPSSSPVTVATSVVQASLHDFLEVVFQNNEESMQSWHLDGYDFWVVGFGSGQWTPEQRPLYNLVDALTRHTTQVYPKSWTAILVSLDNQGMWNMRSAIWERQYLGQQFYLKVWDPVQSLANEYNPPDNLLLCGKAVGRRV